Proteins encoded by one window of Branchiostoma floridae strain S238N-H82 chromosome 6, Bfl_VNyyK, whole genome shotgun sequence:
- the LOC118418534 gene encoding E3 ubiquitin-protein ligase znrf2-like isoform X2 yields the protein MGAKQSTNTRMRTFSNGGGATARNNGGVAMSSPGPNQIHGHVPGASGLHPRIGNRTRSLGSVQGPQPLSIPSNGAYSAPDSENSTPDDGRLFPMGAAQSLPVQLIAPSLLSEDVLAADAGECVICFEDLSQGDTIARLPCLCIYHKGCIDKWFEVNRSCPEHPGD from the exons ATGGGGGCTAAACAGAGTACGAACACACGCATGAGGACCTTCTCTAATGGCGGTGGCGCCACGGCCAGGAATAATGGCGGGGTGGCGATGAGCTCGCCTGGCCCCAACCAGATTCACGGTCATGTCCCCGGAGCCTCGGGGCTGCATCCAAGGATCGGCAACAGGACACGCTCGCTTGGCAGTGTTCAAGGTCCGCAACCATTGAGTATTCCATCAAACGGCGCATACAGTGCTCCGGACAGCGAAAACAGTACACCGGACGATGGCAGGCTTTTCCCCATGGGTGCCGCACAGTCTCTGCCGGTGCAGCTGATCGCACCATCGCTGCTAAGTG AGGATGTTCTTGCTGCTGATGCTGGAGAATGTGTCATATGTTTTGAAGATCTTTCCCAAGGAGACACTATAGCGCGCCTGCCCTGTCTGTGCATCTATCACAAAGG ATGTATTGACAAGTGGTTTGAGGTGAACCGTTCCTGTCCAGAGCATCCTGGGGACTGA
- the LOC118418534 gene encoding E3 ubiquitin-protein ligase znrf2-like isoform X1, with amino-acid sequence MGAKQSTNTRMRTFSNGGGATARNNGGVAMSSPGPNQIHGHVPGASGLHPRIGNRTRSLGSVQGPQPLSIPSNGAYSAPDSENSTPDDGRLFPMGAAQSLPVQLIAPSLLSGIKCPVCSKFVPPDDIECHLVMCLTKPRISYNEDVLAADAGECVICFEDLSQGDTIARLPCLCIYHKGCIDKWFEVNRSCPEHPGD; translated from the exons ATGGGGGCTAAACAGAGTACGAACACACGCATGAGGACCTTCTCTAATGGCGGTGGCGCCACGGCCAGGAATAATGGCGGGGTGGCGATGAGCTCGCCTGGCCCCAACCAGATTCACGGTCATGTCCCCGGAGCCTCGGGGCTGCATCCAAGGATCGGCAACAGGACACGCTCGCTTGGCAGTGTTCAAGGTCCGCAACCATTGAGTATTCCATCAAACGGCGCATACAGTGCTCCGGACAGCGAAAACAGTACACCGGACGATGGCAGGCTTTTCCCCATGGGTGCCGCACAGTCTCTGCCGGTGCAGCTGATCGCACCATCGCTGCTAAGTG gGATTAAGTGTCCCGTCTGCTCTAAGTTCGTGCCTCCTGATGACATTGAGTGCCACCTTGTTATGTGCCTGACCAAACCCAGGATTAGCTACAATG AGGATGTTCTTGCTGCTGATGCTGGAGAATGTGTCATATGTTTTGAAGATCTTTCCCAAGGAGACACTATAGCGCGCCTGCCCTGTCTGTGCATCTATCACAAAGG ATGTATTGACAAGTGGTTTGAGGTGAACCGTTCCTGTCCAGAGCATCCTGGGGACTGA
- the LOC118418553 gene encoding dynein light chain roadblock-type 2-like, with translation MSEVEEMLKRIQGHKGVIGIIVVNSEGIPIRTTLDNSTTVQYAGLIHNLSNKARSVVRDIDPQNDLTFLRIRSKKHEIMVAPDKEYILICIQNPSDN, from the exons ATG TCTGAAGTTGAGGAGATGTTGAAGCGGATCCAGGGCCACAAGGGCGTCATTGGGATCATCGTCGTCAACTCTGAAG GTATCCCCATCAGGACGACACTGGATAACTCCACCACTGTGCAGTACGCAGGTCTGATACACAACCTGTCCAACAAGGCACGCAGCGTGGTACGGGACATCGACCCACAGAACGACCTGACATTCCTCCGCATCCGCTCCAAGAAACACGAGATCATGGTCGCACCAG acaagGAGTATATACTGATTTGTATCCAGAACCCCAGCGACAATTAG
- the LOC118418503 gene encoding protein lyl-1-like, which produces MEPAEVEVHSPASVQPSPGDQIHPEKEQRRGDIKEAASPANISASRGVDIGSIPSVERPDSVSTPGHSSRDWTADGEGKPNGEDVKNRTDVTSISVEDSREKDKAREGEKSDEATGTVYENYRQAQETLYGSHCPSPETLYEPKRPPRGQETYYSGVYPAPQVVPAGGYAYFPPHRSDAMAPQPFPLARPHPYTYLNQVGSTPTSPHGTVSVWSSGYPAGIGRPSPSPVLAAIQVRNRIRRRSGVDVDEDGNPIKIARRIFTNSRERWRQQNVNGAFAELRKLVPTHPPEKKLSKNEILRLAMKYIRFLQKLLADMDRDAEGESDPAQHEHELPTSSTNPDGNEAPSSPDTESETHGGTANGVLTGEDDSGEVGA; this is translated from the exons ATGGAACCTGCGGAAGTAGAGGTGCACTCTCCCGCCAGCGTGCAGCCGAGCCCCGGGGATCAGATTCATCCGGAGAAAGAACAAAGACGTGGAGATATAAAGGAAGCTGCGAGTCCGGCAAACATCAGTGCATCCAGAGGAGTGGATATCGGTAGCATCCCTTCCGTGGAGCGGCCGGACAGTGTGAGTACACCAGGACACAGCTCTCGGGACTGGACAGCAGACGGAGAAGGTAAACCTAACGGGGAGGACGTGAAAAACCGAACGGACGTCACTAGCATCTCTGTCGAGGACAGTAGGGAAAAGGACAAGGCGCGGGAAGGAGAGAAGAGTGACGAGGCGACAG GTACTGTGTATGAGAACTACCGCCAAGCACAGGAGACGCTGTACGGCAGCCACTGTCCCTCCCCGGAGACACTGTACGAGCCGAAACGTCCCCCACGCGGCCAGGAGACGTACTACAGCGGGGTCTACCCAGCTCCACAG GTGGTACCAGCCGGAGGCTACGCCTACTTCCCTCCGCACCGGTCCGACGCCATGGCCCCCCAGCCCTTCCCTCTCGCCCGCCCGCACCCTTACACCTACCTGAACCAGGTGGGCTCCACCCCGACGTCCCCCCACGGTACCGTGAGCGTCTGGTCCTCCGGCTACCCCGCAGGCATCGGGAGGCCGAGCCCCAGCCCCGTCCTGGCCGCCATACAGGTCAGGAACCGCATCCGTCGTCGGTCAGGCGTCGATGTCGACGAGGACGGAAACCCCATCAAGATCGCCCGGAGAATTTTCACCAACTCGCGTGAACGTTGGCGCCAGCAAAACGTCAACGGTGCCTTTGCCGAGCTGAGAAAATTAGTCCCCACCCACCCGCCAGAGAAGAAATTATCAAAGAATGAAATTCTACGACTAGCCATGAAGTATATCCGCTTCCTCCAGAAACTGCTCGCTGACATGGACCGGGATGCGGAGGGCGAGTCGGACCCCGCCCAGCATGAGCATGAGCTGCCGACGTCCTCCACCAACCCAGACGGGAACGAAGCGCCCAGTAGCCCGGACACTGAGAGCGAGACTCACGGTGGAACGGCGAACGGTGTTCTCACAGGAGAGGACGACAGCGGCGAGGTTGGAGCTTAA